In one window of Bradyrhizobium diazoefficiens DNA:
- a CDS encoding vanadium-dependent haloperoxidase: MTKTPMANEPNPAKRDVKGIGNFHKTLKHDPRSGLVDQHAFAQFDRITQDGDNFANVPQASGASPLINPQAGWSHEELGPDPRQMTMPPPPDVRSHASAVEMTELFWMALLRDVKLQDFATDAGITEAVTELHGLFDQHKKEFRRMDLPLAPGAKQSGMPFISTEAVDISVKTVFRSGLPDENKGPLVSQFFLNDISYGTQVILQKQFPYKAGQDFLCDWDSWLKAQDTGLDNDGHNYPGDNTNTPPDQPRTNYYENDYHTFAGLRPISTMRDLARFVNKDALHQAYFNAALQLLNWGAKPSRQNPYSGGKIKNQIAFGTLGGPHLLALVSEVASRALKVIWRQKWRQHLRHRPEAYGGLMQAIYHKDLAEALPAFVFSTKAAQQILAYNKKGNFLLPIAFSAGSPAHPAYGAGHATVAGACVTILKAWFDHHGALLKPVIEGGRDAIAGTPLSIQAFGADDGDMVTVEGELNKLASNVAMGRSMGGVHWRTDNTRSLRLGEKIATIILRRQSGDYHEHPGWEYWNFDGNRVSISNMGHVEVENDANLTGFYNSPAFAPFHRDHVFDDLVA; encoded by the coding sequence ATGACCAAGACACCGATGGCTAATGAACCGAATCCCGCGAAGCGCGATGTCAAGGGAATTGGAAATTTTCACAAGACGCTCAAGCACGATCCGAGGTCGGGGCTCGTCGATCAGCACGCATTCGCTCAGTTCGACAGGATCACCCAGGACGGGGACAATTTCGCGAACGTCCCGCAGGCGTCCGGCGCCTCGCCACTGATCAATCCGCAGGCCGGCTGGTCGCACGAGGAGCTCGGCCCAGATCCGCGGCAGATGACGATGCCGCCGCCGCCGGACGTACGCTCACATGCATCGGCGGTGGAGATGACCGAGTTGTTCTGGATGGCGCTCTTGCGCGATGTCAAACTCCAGGATTTCGCAACTGACGCAGGCATTACCGAAGCGGTGACCGAACTTCACGGCCTCTTTGACCAGCACAAGAAAGAATTCCGGCGTATGGACCTGCCGCTTGCGCCAGGCGCAAAGCAGTCCGGCATGCCGTTCATTTCGACGGAGGCGGTCGATATTTCGGTCAAGACCGTGTTTCGATCCGGTTTGCCCGACGAGAACAAAGGGCCGCTGGTTAGCCAGTTCTTCCTCAACGATATTTCGTACGGCACCCAGGTCATTCTGCAAAAGCAATTCCCATACAAGGCTGGGCAGGACTTCCTGTGCGATTGGGACTCCTGGCTGAAGGCGCAGGATACGGGGCTCGATAACGACGGTCATAACTATCCTGGCGACAATACGAATACGCCGCCCGATCAGCCCAGGACGAACTACTATGAGAACGACTACCATACGTTTGCCGGACTGCGCCCGATCAGCACGATGCGGGATCTGGCGCGGTTCGTAAACAAGGACGCGCTTCATCAGGCCTATTTCAACGCTGCGCTTCAACTGCTCAACTGGGGCGCGAAGCCGTCCAGGCAGAATCCATACAGCGGCGGCAAGATCAAGAACCAGATTGCCTTCGGCACGCTCGGCGGGCCGCATCTGCTGGCACTGGTGTCGGAAGTGGCGAGCCGGGCGCTCAAGGTCATTTGGCGGCAAAAGTGGCGCCAGCATCTCAGGCACCGGCCGGAAGCCTACGGAGGCCTCATGCAGGCGATTTACCACAAGGACCTCGCCGAGGCCCTTCCAGCCTTTGTGTTCTCGACGAAGGCCGCGCAGCAAATTCTCGCATATAACAAGAAGGGCAACTTCTTGCTGCCGATAGCATTCTCCGCCGGTTCGCCTGCCCATCCGGCGTACGGAGCGGGGCATGCAACGGTCGCCGGCGCATGCGTCACCATCCTGAAGGCCTGGTTCGATCATCATGGCGCACTGCTGAAGCCCGTCATCGAAGGCGGCAGGGACGCAATCGCCGGAACACCGCTATCCATTCAGGCCTTCGGTGCAGACGATGGCGACATGGTGACGGTCGAGGGCGAGTTGAACAAGCTCGCCAGCAATGTCGCGATGGGGCGCAGCATGGGCGGCGTTCATTGGCGAACCGACAATACCCGCAGCCTGCGGCTCGGCGAGAAGATCGCGACGATCATTTTGCGTCGGCAGAGCGGCGACTACCATGAGCATCCCGGCTGGGAGTACTGGAATTTCGACGGCAATCGGGTGTCAATCAGCAATATGGGACATGTCGAAGTCGAGAACGACGCCAACCTCACCGGCTTCTACAACTCGCCAGCCTTCGCACCATTTCACAGGGACCATGTGTTCGACGATCTTGTCGCCTGA
- a CDS encoding DUF2188 domain-containing protein: MAKNEFFIEQRPDGRYNVLRPSADRASATTNTQAEAIDKAKAIDPDATIHVERVRDVGPGRDKWRKL, from the coding sequence ATGGCCAAGAACGAGTTCTTCATCGAGCAGCGGCCGGATGGTCGCTACAATGTGTTGCGTCCGAGCGCGGATCGCGCAAGCGCGACGACCAATACCCAGGCCGAAGCGATCGACAAGGCGAAGGCTATCGATCCGGATGCCACCATACATGTCGAGCGCGTACGGGATGTCGGACCCGGCAGGGACAAGTGGCGTAAGCTCTAG
- a CDS encoding ComEC/Rec2 family competence protein produces MTIIKSFAVGNGDTFYIKHNSDNFTIIDCDLNDENADTIIEELKAESADKGITRFVSTHPDDDHFGGIERLDAEMPIRNFYVVKNKVIKDDETTSFEHYCKLRDDTGKAFYIYKGCSRRWMNQGNDERGSAGIKILWPDTSNEHFKDALADGEAGIAYNNMSALVRYATADGASFLWLGDLETDFMEKITDNIDLTKTTVVFAAHHGRKSGKIPDTWLEKLDPQIIVIGEAPSRHLHYYTGYKVITQNKAGDITFDLEDDKVHIYSSNPNYSHKGLKDEQQNKYPGYVGSITVENEYTLEPAK; encoded by the coding sequence ATGACGATTATCAAGAGCTTTGCGGTCGGAAACGGCGACACGTTTTATATCAAACACAACTCGGACAATTTCACGATCATCGACTGCGACCTGAATGACGAGAACGCTGATACGATCATCGAGGAGCTCAAGGCAGAGTCGGCGGACAAAGGAATAACGAGGTTTGTCTCCACGCATCCCGATGACGACCACTTTGGCGGTATCGAGCGGCTCGATGCTGAAATGCCGATCAGGAACTTTTACGTCGTGAAAAACAAGGTCATCAAAGACGATGAAACCACGTCGTTCGAGCACTACTGCAAGCTTCGCGACGACACCGGCAAAGCCTTCTATATCTATAAAGGCTGTTCTCGGCGATGGATGAACCAGGGCAACGACGAGCGTGGCTCAGCCGGCATAAAGATTCTGTGGCCCGATACGTCGAATGAGCACTTCAAGGACGCGCTCGCGGATGGTGAGGCGGGAATCGCCTACAACAACATGTCCGCCCTGGTTCGCTACGCTACGGCGGACGGCGCAAGCTTCCTTTGGCTCGGTGATCTCGAAACGGACTTTATGGAGAAAATCACCGACAACATCGATCTAACCAAGACGACAGTGGTGTTTGCGGCTCACCACGGCCGTAAATCAGGCAAGATACCTGATACCTGGCTCGAAAAACTCGATCCGCAGATCATCGTGATTGGCGAAGCTCCCTCCCGGCATCTCCACTACTATACCGGCTACAAGGTCATCACCCAGAATAAGGCGGGCGATATCACGTTCGACCTCGAAGACGACAAGGTGCACATCTACTCCTCAAATCCGAACTATTCTCACAAGGGCCTGAAGGACGAGCAGCAGAACAAGTACCCGGGCTACGTTGGGAGCATCACCGTCGAAAACGAGTATACGTTAGAGCCTGCGAAATGA
- a CDS encoding MBL fold metallo-hydrolase, which produces MPYEIDFLRVGDSNGDAIVFRWGVTKESPFSINIIDGGFTDTGDQIIEHIERHFAKPENIANVVLSHADNDHATGLIKVLEHPRFSIGTLWMNKPWDYVDEVIGSFHGAYTRDGLIKRMREMHPYLVEMEEVAQRRGIAIRAPLQGSAIGPFTVLAPSRMRYVKLIPDLDKTPTSYGSALQEGFGSLIGRAFSNVAEKILERLDLESLDNDPPATSASNETSVVQWAVIDGKHILLTADVGPEGLAEAAQYAENTNLIIQPDIVQIPHHGSRRNVTPTVLNRWLGTYPAPHRGYAIASIGKNADIYPRKKVANAFTRRGYKVHATRNSWVNLRNGYDRRAGMVDADVILFTPDVEDD; this is translated from the coding sequence TTGCCATACGAGATCGATTTCCTTCGCGTCGGCGACAGCAATGGCGACGCCATCGTATTCCGGTGGGGGGTCACGAAGGAGAGCCCGTTTTCCATCAATATCATCGACGGCGGCTTCACCGACACCGGCGACCAGATTATCGAACATATCGAGCGCCACTTCGCCAAGCCGGAAAATATCGCCAACGTCGTCCTTTCCCACGCGGACAACGATCATGCGACCGGTCTGATCAAGGTGCTCGAGCATCCACGCTTCAGTATTGGCACGCTCTGGATGAATAAGCCTTGGGACTATGTCGATGAGGTCATCGGTAGCTTCCATGGCGCCTACACGCGCGACGGTCTCATCAAACGGATGCGCGAGATGCATCCGTACCTGGTTGAGATGGAGGAGGTTGCGCAGCGGCGCGGCATCGCCATCCGGGCGCCCCTGCAGGGGTCCGCGATCGGCCCATTCACAGTGCTGGCACCCAGCCGCATGCGGTACGTGAAGCTCATTCCCGATCTCGACAAAACACCGACCTCCTACGGAAGTGCGTTGCAGGAAGGATTCGGCAGCCTGATCGGCAGGGCGTTCTCGAATGTCGCCGAGAAAATCCTCGAACGCCTCGATCTTGAGTCCCTCGACAATGACCCGCCGGCAACGTCCGCCTCTAACGAGACCTCGGTTGTGCAATGGGCCGTGATTGACGGCAAGCATATTTTGCTGACCGCCGATGTCGGGCCGGAAGGTCTCGCAGAGGCAGCTCAGTACGCCGAAAACACCAACCTGATCATCCAGCCGGACATTGTTCAGATCCCGCATCACGGCAGCAGGCGCAATGTCACGCCAACGGTCCTGAACCGCTGGCTGGGCACCTATCCCGCGCCGCATCGTGGTTACGCCATCGCTTCGATCGGCAAGAATGCCGACATCTATCCCCGCAAGAAGGTCGCGAATGCATTCACGCGGCGCGGCTACAAGGTCCACGCCACGCGCAACTCCTGGGTCAATCTCCGCAACGGCTACGACCGGCGCGCCGGCATGGTCGATGCCGATGTCATTCTGTTCACCCCCGATGTCGAGGATGACTAG
- a CDS encoding plasmid partitioning protein RepB C-terminal domain-containing protein, protein MTDKTIRLAFEPELAVLPLNSLLPLRQVTDRIQRSHKYKTIAASIDEIGVIEPLAVFHKPDRRGRYLLLDGVLRLDILIARGAVDTECLLALDDEAYTYNKKAIRLSIVQEHFMILRAIERGVPQERIARALNVNIAHIRRRQQMLRGICAQAVRLLRDQPVNPVTFDLLRKMREPRQLEACALMAAASNYSASYARALLTATPAEGRLKSPKRGVPAVVTAADLALMERELKEVQQKAAGVEASYGRDMLDLAIAARFISELLGRRSIARYLDDNHPEMAREFRSILSATLEGGHGTVPIPIKSLVASSD, encoded by the coding sequence ATGACGGATAAGACCATCCGCCTGGCGTTCGAGCCCGAGCTCGCGGTGCTGCCGCTCAACTCGCTACTGCCGCTTCGGCAGGTAACCGACCGCATCCAGCGTTCCCATAAATACAAGACGATCGCCGCCTCGATCGATGAGATCGGCGTCATCGAGCCGCTTGCCGTCTTTCACAAGCCGGACAGGCGCGGCCGGTACCTGTTGCTGGACGGAGTGCTGAGGCTGGATATTCTGATCGCCAGGGGCGCGGTAGACACCGAATGCCTGCTGGCGCTCGACGACGAAGCCTACACTTACAACAAAAAGGCGATCCGGCTCTCCATCGTGCAGGAGCATTTCATGATCCTGCGCGCCATCGAGCGCGGCGTGCCGCAGGAGAGGATCGCGCGGGCCCTCAACGTCAATATCGCGCATATCAGGCGCCGGCAGCAGATGCTGCGCGGAATCTGCGCGCAGGCCGTCCGTCTGTTGCGGGATCAGCCGGTCAATCCGGTCACGTTCGATCTCCTGCGCAAGATGCGCGAGCCGCGCCAGCTGGAGGCCTGCGCATTAATGGCCGCTGCCTCAAACTACTCCGCGTCCTATGCAAGAGCCCTGCTCACAGCCACCCCGGCCGAGGGCCGCCTGAAGTCGCCGAAGCGCGGCGTTCCGGCCGTGGTCACCGCCGCGGACCTTGCCCTGATGGAGCGTGAACTGAAAGAGGTACAGCAGAAAGCCGCCGGCGTCGAAGCAAGCTATGGACGCGACATGCTCGATCTGGCCATTGCGGCTCGCTTTATCTCGGAACTGCTCGGCAGGCGGAGCATCGCGCGGTATCTCGACGACAATCATCCCGAAATGGCGAGGGAGTTCAGGTCTATCCTCTCGGCAACCCTCGAAGGCGGGCACGGAACTGTGCCAATTCCTATCAAGTCTCTCGTGGCTTCCAGCGATTAG
- a CDS encoding ParB/RepB/Spo0J family partition protein, whose protein sequence is MKRRRRIESIPIAAIKVLNPRERSRARLKEIVKSIGAVGLKRPVTASKREGGNGYELAFGETRMEALSALGQTEIPAILVEASTEDCILMSLVENIARRRHSPVELVSDIGRLAKAYKAPDIAAKLGVTQDFARAIAYLIKHGEDRLISAVERGIVPPALAIEIARASTPQLQGALLEAFVNGKHTSKQIEKMRKLVEQRHRTSMKDQFADEKISAASLVRAFRQEIERQEIVAKKADLTHARLVFLIGALRTLMNERMFTSLLREEGVDRLPLPVVRLMSAGAS, encoded by the coding sequence ATGAAGCGCCGCCGCAGGATCGAATCCATCCCCATCGCGGCGATCAAGGTTCTTAATCCGCGCGAGCGCAGCCGGGCGCGCCTCAAGGAGATCGTCAAGAGCATCGGGGCGGTCGGCCTGAAACGGCCGGTCACGGCCAGCAAGCGGGAAGGCGGCAACGGATACGAGCTGGCGTTTGGCGAGACGCGGATGGAGGCGCTTTCGGCGCTTGGGCAGACGGAGATCCCGGCGATCCTCGTCGAGGCCTCGACCGAGGACTGCATCCTGATGAGCTTGGTCGAGAACATCGCCCGCCGTCGGCACTCGCCGGTCGAGCTCGTCAGTGATATCGGCCGGCTCGCCAAGGCTTACAAAGCTCCAGATATCGCAGCAAAGCTAGGCGTCACGCAGGACTTCGCGCGGGCCATCGCCTATCTCATCAAACACGGCGAAGACCGCCTGATCAGCGCGGTCGAGCGCGGTATCGTGCCGCCAGCCCTCGCCATCGAGATCGCGCGAGCCAGCACGCCCCAGCTTCAGGGGGCGCTGCTGGAAGCCTTCGTGAACGGCAAGCATACCAGCAAGCAGATCGAAAAGATGCGCAAGCTCGTCGAGCAGCGCCATCGCACCTCCATGAAGGACCAGTTTGCCGATGAGAAGATCAGTGCTGCGTCTCTCGTCCGCGCTTTTCGGCAGGAAATCGAGCGTCAGGAGATTGTGGCGAAGAAGGCCGATCTCACGCATGCACGACTAGTCTTTTTGATCGGCGCGCTCAGGACCCTGATGAATGAGCGCATGTTCACGTCGCTCCTGCGCGAGGAAGGGGTCGACAGGCTGCCGCTGCCGGTCGTGCGCCTCATGTCGGCGGGCGCGTCATGA
- a CDS encoding recombinase family protein: MDEVLHLPVGDVRGSRAAQYVRMSTDQQKYSTENQAEAIAAYAERRNLTIVRTYSDQGLSGLGISWRDGLKSLIADVEGGRADFDCVLVYDVTRWGRFQNVDESAYYEFICQRAGITIHYCEDEFENDGSLASVILKNVKRVGAADFSRQLSKKVFLGQSRIVRMGFWRGGMPGYGLRRQLIEESGAVRQTLEHGQQKYLHTDRIRIIHGPEAEVDTVRRMFRAVAIEGKYLGDIAAELNAQQIRTSRGTRWSGETVGKILANEAYTGSLIFNRASFKLKQKRVDNPREMWIRHDEAFPAVVSSELFTRAQEIMRARRAKRSDQEVIDRLAALGREKGHLSTAIIAAADGILSAESYRRRFGSLVAAYALAGYQPEPRQRRAETTAKYRVRITGIAAEIAATIKDLGGAATLDIESGTLRLADGCRIAIGSARAITDGAKRVRWKIHANRRAKAELTLILRMNPSNDVVASCYLLPTYELAQARGKILRITNPVFAQACRFDSVDAFCRLCVGFDERWPA, encoded by the coding sequence ATGGATGAGGTGCTACATCTCCCGGTTGGCGATGTGCGCGGCTCGCGAGCCGCGCAGTATGTGCGCATGTCCACCGACCAGCAGAAATACTCAACCGAGAACCAGGCCGAAGCCATTGCGGCCTATGCCGAGCGCCGCAACCTGACCATCGTCCGCACCTATTCCGACCAGGGCCTTAGCGGTCTCGGGATAAGCTGGCGCGACGGCCTCAAATCGCTGATCGCCGATGTCGAGGGCGGGCGCGCCGACTTCGATTGCGTCCTCGTCTATGACGTTACGCGCTGGGGGCGCTTTCAGAACGTCGATGAGAGCGCCTATTATGAATTCATCTGCCAGCGGGCCGGCATCACCATTCACTACTGTGAAGACGAATTCGAGAATGACGGCAGCCTGGCCTCGGTCATCCTCAAGAACGTCAAGCGGGTGGGGGCGGCCGATTTCAGCCGTCAGCTTTCGAAGAAAGTGTTTCTCGGCCAATCGCGCATCGTGCGCATGGGATTCTGGCGCGGCGGGATGCCCGGCTACGGGTTGCGGCGGCAGCTGATCGAGGAGAGTGGAGCCGTCCGGCAGACACTCGAACATGGCCAGCAAAAATATCTGCACACCGACCGGATCAGGATCATTCACGGGCCCGAGGCCGAGGTCGACACCGTCAGGCGCATGTTCCGCGCCGTCGCCATCGAGGGCAAGTATCTCGGCGACATCGCGGCCGAGCTGAACGCCCAGCAGATACGCACCTCGCGCGGTACCCGCTGGTCGGGCGAGACTGTCGGGAAGATCCTCGCCAATGAAGCCTATACCGGCAGCCTCATCTTCAACCGCGCCTCCTTCAAGCTGAAGCAGAAGCGCGTCGACAATCCCCGCGAGATGTGGATCAGGCATGACGAAGCCTTTCCGGCCGTCGTTTCCTCCGAGCTGTTCACCCGGGCGCAGGAGATCATGCGCGCGCGGCGCGCAAAGCGCAGCGATCAGGAGGTGATCGACCGCCTTGCGGCGCTGGGGCGCGAGAAGGGTCATTTATCGACGGCCATTATCGCTGCAGCCGACGGCATCCTGTCGGCCGAAAGCTACCGGCGGCGCTTCGGGTCCCTGGTCGCCGCCTACGCGCTCGCTGGTTACCAGCCCGAACCGCGTCAACGCCGCGCCGAGACCACGGCCAAGTACCGGGTCCGCATCACTGGAATCGCCGCCGAAATAGCCGCCACAATCAAGGATCTTGGCGGCGCTGCCACACTTGACATCGAATCCGGCACTCTTCGTCTCGCTGACGGTTGCCGCATCGCGATCGGCTCGGCGCGCGCGATCACCGACGGCGCCAAACGCGTGCGCTGGAAAATCCATGCCAATCGCCGCGCAAAGGCCGAACTCACACTGATCCTGCGCATGAACCCATCGAACGACGTCGTCGCATCCTGCTACCTGCTGCCGACCTACGAGCTTGCGCAGGCGCGCGGGAAGATCCTGCGCATTACCAACCCGGTCTTTGCCCAGGCCTGCCGGTTTGACAGCGTCGATGCGTTCTGCCGCCTCTGCGTTGGTTTCGATGAAAGGTGGCCCGCATGA
- a CDS encoding DUF2235 domain-containing protein has translation MPKNIVIFSDGTGQAGGINFDEARTNVYKLYRACRVGPDTKVEPSEQVAFYDPGLGSASDGGHFKIGWMRWLYNLASMATGLGITRNIVDCYAAIISLYEEGDRIFLIGFSRGAYTVRSVAGVMTYCGIPRHQPDGSPLRRDPKSIRKLAEHAVKHVYQFCPSYSRKEASGYRQFLLETRDAIARQFRAQHGCSVTTDDIERANVVPYFIGVFDTVAALGHKYLGAALVAVAIALLIGLHWLGGALAPIFPWAGWVASGLSYLGVAAAIVALLMNYLKFAPPLPGNGSFKRLMTLHFAPPKHKFYDTTLNPNVGYAKHAISIDENRADFARVGWSPTAAKAGVRDAQGNLYFEQVWFPGVHADVGGGYLENEARLSDVALTWMVAGASIIPDGLKHDASVLRLSPDPAGPQHDEQATSFLKLGSRNIPVDSKTGLAQSPMHKSVYRRFETASVLLYDRVATYRPDNMRVHVDFRHYFDQSTAQPPQCIADDIELKWTNGGCTGRL, from the coding sequence ATGCCGAAGAATATTGTGATCTTTTCCGACGGCACGGGCCAGGCCGGCGGCATCAATTTCGATGAAGCGCGGACCAATGTCTACAAGCTCTACCGGGCCTGCCGCGTGGGGCCGGACACAAAGGTCGAACCTTCCGAACAGGTTGCCTTCTACGATCCGGGTCTCGGCTCGGCCTCGGACGGCGGCCACTTCAAGATTGGGTGGATGCGCTGGCTCTACAACCTTGCAAGCATGGCGACGGGCCTCGGCATCACGCGCAACATCGTCGATTGCTACGCGGCCATCATCAGCCTTTACGAGGAGGGTGACCGCATCTTCCTGATCGGCTTCAGCCGGGGCGCCTACACGGTGCGATCAGTCGCCGGCGTGATGACCTATTGCGGCATTCCGCGGCACCAACCTGACGGCTCGCCCCTGCGGCGCGACCCGAAGAGCATCAGGAAGCTCGCCGAGCACGCGGTAAAGCATGTCTATCAGTTCTGCCCGTCCTACAGCCGGAAGGAGGCCAGCGGCTATCGGCAGTTCCTGCTGGAGACCCGCGATGCTATCGCAAGACAATTCAGAGCGCAGCACGGATGCTCCGTCACCACAGACGATATTGAGCGGGCAAACGTCGTTCCCTATTTCATCGGCGTGTTCGACACGGTCGCAGCGCTTGGTCACAAGTATCTCGGTGCGGCCCTCGTTGCGGTCGCTATCGCACTGCTGATCGGTCTGCACTGGCTGGGTGGCGCGCTCGCACCCATCTTTCCGTGGGCCGGTTGGGTTGCCTCGGGTCTGAGCTATCTCGGCGTTGCGGCTGCGATCGTCGCCCTTCTTATGAACTATCTCAAATTCGCGCCGCCGCTGCCGGGCAACGGCTCCTTCAAGCGACTGATGACGCTGCATTTCGCACCGCCCAAGCACAAATTCTATGACACGACGCTGAACCCCAATGTCGGCTATGCCAAGCATGCGATTTCGATCGATGAGAATCGCGCCGACTTTGCCCGGGTCGGCTGGTCGCCGACGGCAGCAAAGGCCGGCGTGCGCGATGCGCAGGGCAACCTTTATTTCGAGCAGGTGTGGTTTCCGGGGGTGCATGCCGACGTCGGCGGCGGCTATCTGGAGAACGAGGCGCGGCTGTCGGACGTGGCGTTGACCTGGATGGTGGCCGGGGCTTCGATCATTCCGGACGGCCTCAAGCATGACGCCAGCGTCCTGCGCCTCTCACCGGATCCTGCGGGACCGCAGCACGATGAGCAGGCGACCAGCTTCCTGAAGCTCGGCAGCCGCAATATTCCCGTCGATTCCAAAACGGGGCTTGCCCAGTCCCCGATGCATAAATCAGTCTATCGACGGTTTGAGACAGCATCGGTCCTGCTCTATGACCGCGTCGCCACCTATCGCCCAGATAACATGCGGGTGCATGTCGATTTCAGGCATTATTTCGATCAGAGCACAGCCCAACCTCCACAATGCATCGCTGACGACATTGAACTCAAATGGACGAACGGCGGTTGCACTGGCCGCTTGTGA
- a CDS encoding ArdC family protein has product MKTDLYQKITNQIVAELEKGVRPWIKPWNAEHTAGRITRPLRANGMPYKGINVLMLWSAAIERGFAAPIWMTYKQASELKGQVRKGEHGSLVVYTDKIIRSETDAATGEESERAIPFLKGYTVFNVEQIDGLPAQFYGKPAPRTGTIERIERAEAFFAATEATIRHGGNMAYYNIAQDFVQMPPFESFRDAQSYYATRAHEATHWTRHESRLNREFGRKRFGDEGYAMEELVAELGSAFVCADLDLTPESRADHAAYIASWIKVLKSDRRAIFTAASHAQRAADFLNGLQPVAETGRGEAQAA; this is encoded by the coding sequence ATGAAAACCGATCTCTATCAGAAGATCACCAACCAGATCGTCGCCGAACTCGAAAAAGGTGTCAGGCCGTGGATCAAGCCATGGAATGCCGAGCACACCGCGGGGCGCATCACGCGCCCGCTGCGGGCCAACGGCATGCCCTACAAGGGGATCAACGTTCTGATGTTGTGGTCCGCCGCGATCGAACGCGGCTTCGCCGCCCCCATCTGGATGACCTACAAGCAGGCGAGCGAACTCAAGGGCCAGGTCCGCAAGGGCGAGCATGGCAGCCTCGTCGTCTATACCGACAAAATCATCCGCAGCGAAACCGACGCCGCAACCGGCGAAGAGTCCGAACGCGCCATTCCCTTCCTCAAAGGCTATACCGTCTTCAATGTCGAGCAGATCGACGGCTTGCCCGCGCAGTTCTACGGCAAACCTGCGCCGCGTACCGGGACCATCGAGCGCATTGAACGGGCCGAGGCGTTCTTCGCGGCGACCGAAGCCACGATCCGTCACGGCGGCAACATGGCCTATTACAATATCGCGCAGGACTTCGTTCAGATGCCGCCCTTCGAGAGCTTCCGCGACGCCCAAAGCTACTACGCCACGCGAGCGCATGAGGCCACCCATTGGACGCGGCATGAAAGCCGGTTGAATCGCGAGTTCGGCCGCAAGCGCTTTGGCGATGAGGGTTACGCGATGGAGGAGCTTGTCGCCGAGCTTGGATCAGCGTTTGTCTGTGCCGATCTCGACCTCACGCCAGAGTCGAGGGCGGATCATGCCGCCTATATCGCTTCATGGATCAAGGTGCTGAAGAGCGACAGGCGCGCCATCTTTACCGCCGCATCCCATGCGCAACGGGCGGCGGATTTTCTCAACGGCTTGCAGCCGGTGGCAGAGACAGGGCGAGGGGAGGCACAGGCCGCCTGA
- a CDS encoding Crp/Fnr family transcriptional regulator produces the protein MQLMPGAEQSQLSSMLTLSDYNRPREYRHSVLDRLTAAERDLVLQRSERRLARKHSTIFRQGEPQKGIYLLLSGGVRVFYIAPSGREITRAYWFAGNFIGGPDVFGSAPHMWSAVATRDTSLIFIAGATLRTLCERIPNLAIGLIEAMAFKGRSYSAIAQMLGTRSANERMIQVLLLLTEMYGSGRECGTDIDVPITHEEIAHMVGATRQWVTKGLKRLQADGLIDAGRGKLVVHKVDALVKELAAAA, from the coding sequence ATGCAACTCATGCCCGGCGCGGAGCAATCACAGCTCTCGAGCATGTTGACGCTGTCCGACTATAACCGGCCGCGGGAGTATCGGCACTCGGTTCTGGACCGGTTGACAGCAGCCGAACGCGATCTCGTCCTGCAAAGGAGCGAACGCCGTCTGGCTAGGAAACATTCGACCATCTTTCGTCAGGGCGAACCGCAAAAGGGAATTTACCTGCTCCTGTCGGGCGGGGTGCGCGTCTTCTATATCGCGCCGTCGGGGCGGGAAATTACGCGGGCCTACTGGTTTGCAGGGAATTTCATCGGCGGGCCCGATGTGTTCGGAAGTGCCCCGCATATGTGGTCGGCCGTCGCGACGCGCGACACGAGCCTGATCTTCATTGCCGGCGCGACGCTGAGAACTCTCTGCGAGCGCATACCAAATCTCGCGATCGGCCTGATCGAAGCGATGGCCTTCAAGGGCCGCTCCTACTCCGCGATCGCGCAGATGCTTGGAACCAGGTCGGCCAATGAGCGCATGATTCAGGTGCTCCTGCTGCTCACGGAAATGTACGGGAGCGGACGCGAGTGCGGGACCGATATCGATGTGCCGATCACCCATGAGGAGATCGCGCATATGGTGGGCGCCACGCGCCAATGGGTAACCAAGGGCTTGAAGCGATTGCAGGCTGACGGCCTCATTGACGCCGGAAGAGGCAAACTGGTTGTGCATAAGGTGGACGCGCTCGTGAAGGAGCTCGCCGCCGCGGCTTAG